Within Oleidesulfovibrio alaskensis DSM 16109, the genomic segment ACAGTGAACGCAAAAAAAGGGCCGGAGTAAACTCCGGCCCTGAAGGTTCGGTTGGTGCGACCAGTCGTAGCGACTAGTACATGCCGCCCATACCGCCCATGCCGCCCATGCCGCCCATGGCGGGAGCAGCGGGAGCGTCTTCTTTGGGCTTTTCTGCAATGGCGCACTCGGTGGTGAGCAGCAGAGAAGCAACGGAAGCGGCGTTCTGCAGAGCGATACGGCTTACCTTTTTGGGGTCGATAACGCCGGCGGCGATGAGGTCTTCGAACTCACCGGTGGCAGCGTTAAAGCCGAAAGCGTCTTTGCCTTCCTTCACCTTTTCGCAGATGATGGAGCCTTCGAAACCGGCGTTGGCAGCAATCTGACGCAGGGGCTCTTCGATTGCGCGGCGGATGATGGTGACACCTGCTGCTTCGTCGTCATCAGCGGGCTTCACGTCGTCCAGCACCTTGCAGCAACGGACCAGAGCGGTACCGCCACCGGGGACGATGCCTTCTTCCACTGCAGCGCGGGTAGCGTTCAGAGCGTCTTCCACGCGGTCTTTCTTTTCCTTCATTTCGGTTTCGGTAGCTGCGCCCACATTGATCACGGCAACACCGCCGACGATCTTTGCCAGACGTTCCTGCAGCTTTTCACGATCGTAATCGGAGGAAGTTTCTTCGATCTGAGCGCGGATCATTTTCACGCGGGCCTTGATGGCTTCGCTTTCACCGGCGCCGTCAACGATGGTGGTGTTTTCTTTGTCCACCACGATGCGCTTTGCGTTACCCAGATCGGCAACGGTGGCGTTTTCAAGCTTGATGCCCATTTCTTCGGAGATCACACGGCCGCCGGTAAGGGTGGCGATGTCTTCGAGCATGGCCTTGCGGCGTTCGCCGAAGCCGGGAGCCTTGACGGCCACAACCTGCAGGGTGCCGCGCAGCTTGTTCACAACCAGAGTGGCCAGAGCTTCGCCGTCCACATCTTCAGCGATGATCACGAGCGGACGGTTCATCTTGGCAACCTGCTCAAGCACGGGCAGCATGTCTTTCATGCTGGAAATCTTCTTCTCGTTGATGAGAATCAGAGGCTCGTCCATTTCGCAGACCATCTTTTCAGGATCGGTCACGAAGTAGGGGGACAGGTAGCCGCGGTCGAACTGCATGCCTTCCACGACTTCGAGAGTGGTTTCGAGGCCTTTGGCTTCTTCAACGGTGATAACGCCTTCCTTGCCCACTTTGCTCATGGCTTCGGCAATGATGTTGCCGATGGTGGTGTCGGAGTTGGCGGAAATGGTGCCGACCTGAGCAATTTCCTTCTGGTCGCGGGTGGGCTTTGCAAGGTTGCCCAGTTCCTTCACCAGAGCTTCAACGGCCTTGTCCACGCCACGCTTGATGGCCATGGGGTTACGGCCTGCGGCCACCAGCTTTACGCCTTCTTTGTAGATGGCCTGAGCCAGAATGGTTGCAGTGGTGGTGCCGTCACCGGCGATGTCGGAGGTTTTGGAAGCAACTTCCTTAACCATCTGAGCGCCCATGTTTTCGAACTTGTCTTCCAGCTCGATTTCCTTGGCTACGGAAACACCGTCCTTGGTGATGACGGGTGCGCCGAAGGACTTTTCGATGACAACGTTACGGCCTTTGGGGCCGAGGGTCACCTTGACAGCGTTGGCCAGTTTGTCCACGCCGCGGGCCAGTCTTTCACGGGCCTTGGTATCAAAAACGATTTCTTTGGAAGCCATATTTCTTCTCCTCCTGAAAGGATAGGACTAAGTCAGTGGGAAAGTCAGTTACTGAATGATAGCCAGAATGTCGTCTTCACGCATGACCAGATGGTCAACGCCGTCCAGCTTCACTTCGGTGCCTGCGTACTTGTTGAACAGCACCACGTCGCCGGTCTTCACGGTCATGGCAATTACCTTGCCGTCGTCTGCGGTCTTGCCGGGGCCGACTGCGATCACTTCACCACGGGAAGGCTTTTCCTTCGCGGTGTCGGGAATGTACAGGCCGCCTGCGGTCTTTTCTTCGGACTCAAGGCGCTTAACCAGCACACGATCGTTCAAAGGCTTCAGGTTCATACTCTCCTAACCTCCAGATTATTTAACTCTTTTTGCCCTTTTTTAGCACTCTCTTCACGCGAGTGCCAAAGGAAAGCAGCACATTCACCCACGCACCTGCGGGGGCAGACACGTTAAAAAGCGGCCGGGCAGCCGCGGATGAAGCACCGCATGTTATTCCAATTACCGCAACATGCAGCGGTGCTTAGCTGCAGGGATAATAATCCCCGTTTCCGGTTTGAAAAGGGGTAAATTGCATTTTTTTTGCGGGCACAGCCCCTCAAAGATGTTAACACTCTGTTTTTCAAAATTATTTTTTTATATTTTCCATAAAAAAATGCCACCCCCGGCGGGGGGTGGCACATACATATTCAGGAACAATTCCTGATATTAAGATTTAATCCGGGGCCTGCCCGTCATGATGGCCAGCAGCCCCACAACGGCAAGAATAAAGCAGTAGTAGTTACCGCCGACAACTTCCAGCGGCGATATGCCCGCTATGGAACCGGCAAGCAGCACCTGCGCCGCGTACGGCATGATTCCCTGAAAAACACAGGAGAAAATATCAAGTATGCTTGCGCTGCGGCGGGGGTCTATGCCGTTCTTGTCGGCAATCTCTTTTGCCAGACCGCCGGAAAGAATGATGGCCACGGTGTTGTTTGCCGTGCAGGCATCCGCCACCGAGACAAGCCCCGCAATGCTCAACTCGCCGGTACGGGCCTGATTGTCGCTGCGCGAGCGTGCAGTAAGCGCATCTATACGGCCCAGCAGCCACTTGATACCGCCCTGTACTCTGATCAGTTCGCCCAGACCGCCGATCAGCATGGAAAGAACCATGATTTCCTGCATTCCCTTGAAGCCGTTAAAAATGTCCTGCGAAAATCCTATCAGCGAATATTCCGGCATTGTCAGCAGCCCCACAGCGCCCGTAAACACGATGCCGCACGCCAGCACCACAAAGACGTTTACCCCGGCCACGGCCATGCCCAGAATAACCATATAGGGAAGCGCTTTGATAACGCTGTAATCACCGGAAACAGTCACCGCGCCGTCGGCACCCAGCAGGGCGAATCCGGCCACTGCCAGCACGGCCGCGGGCAGGGCTATGTACAGGTTTACACGGAATTTATCTTTCATCTCGCAGCCCTGCGTACGCGTGGCGGCGATGGTGGTATCAGAAATCATGGAAAGGTTGTCGCCGAACATGGCGCCGCCCAGCACAGCGCCCATAAGCAGCGGCAGGCCGATGGTTGTCTGTTCGCCCACGCCCACGGCAATAGGGGCAATGGCGGCTATGGTGCCCATGGATGTGCCCATGGCAGTGGAGACAAAAGCCCCGATAAGAAACAGGCCGGGCAGCACAAAGGCCGGCGGCACAAGATCAAGCCCGAGATTGACCGTGGAACTGACGCCGCCGATGGCCGTGGCCACCGAAGCAAAGGCACCGGCAAGCAGATAGATGAGGCACATGGTTATGATGTTGCCGTCACCCACGCCGCTGATGAAAACCCCGAGCTGCTTGTCCAGACGCTGGCCGCCGCGCAGTTTGCCCAGCAGCAGGCTGAAGGCGATGGCAGGCAGTATGGCTACGGCGGCGGACAGCTGGTAAAAAGCCATTTTCGTGCCGTTGGCCGTCAGCACGGCACCGGTGCCGATAAACAGCGCAAGAAAAAACACAAGCGGCAGCAGGGCCGAAAAAGACGGTTTACTGTTCAAGGTGGTATCCTCCCCCGTTCAGGAATGGCAGCGCGGCAGCCCCTTCACTGCTGCTCGCCGGTCGGCGCAACCGGAGCGCTGGCACGATGATGACACACGCCGTGAATCACTATATCAAACTAAGTTGATAAACTGATATATGAGCACTGCCCCCCTGTCAATGAAAAAGCCGCTCCGGAACACCGGAACGGCCACAGGTGATTTTTTGATACAAAAGCAATGGCAATGCGTCATGGCGCATGCGCGCACGGGTGGATGTCAGAACTATGCTCCTGCCCGTGCCGCCCGCGCAGCAGAACCGTTACTGACCGGGCATGCCGCGCAGGTCGGCGGCACGCTGTTCCGCCTCTTCCCAGCGGGTCAGCAGTTCCATGAGTTCTTCTTCAATGGCGGGCAGCCTTGCGGAAAGCACGGCAAAGCGCTCTGGATTGCCGGTATACAATGCAGGGTCTGACAGTTCGGCTTCCGCCGCCGCCTGCTCTTTTTCCAGCGCTTCCATGCGGAGCGGCAGTTCCTGCAGTTCTTCTTCCAGCTGTTTCAGTTCGCGCTGTTCATTAAACGTCAGCTTGCGCGGTTTTTCCTGCTGCCGCTCCGTTCTGGACTGTCGGGAGGCTGCAGGCTTTTCTTCCTGCACCGGCTGCGGGCGCTGCCGCAGCCAGTCATCGTAGCCGCCCACATATTCATTCACGCACCCGCCGCCCTCGAATGCCAGCGTAGAGGTCACCACATTGTTCAGAAAAGCTCTGTCGTGGCTGACGATGAGCACGGTACCCGAATATTCACCCAGCAGTTCCTCCAGCAGCTCCAGCGTTTCCATGTCCAGATCGTTGGTGGGTTCGTCCATCACCAGCAGGTTGGAAGGACGCGCAAACAATCTTGCCAGCAGCAACCTGTTGCGCTCGCCACCCGAAAGCACTTTTACCGGCAGCATGGTCCGCTCCGGTTCAAAAAGAAATTCTTTCAGATACCCCACAACGTGCTTGCGCACGCCGTTGATCTCCAGGGTGTCGTTACCGCCTGCCACGCTTTCGCGTACGCTGGCCTCATCATCCAGAACATTGCGCAGCTGGTCAAAATAGGCGATTTCCAGTCTGGTGCCGTGCCGGATGCTGCCGCAGTCCGGCTTCAGATCGCCCAGCAGCAGCCGCAGCAGCGTTGTCTTACCCGCTCCGTTGGGGCCGATGATGCCCACTTTGTCGCCTCTGGTAACCAGCACCGAGGCATCGCGGATGACCGGCGCCGTGCCTGCCGGAGCGTCGGGCCAGGTGTAGGATATGCCGTCAGCCTCGATAACCAGCTTGCCGCTGCGTTCAGCCTCCTGCATCTGCATGGTCACGGTGCCCTGCCGCTCGCGGCGCTTTCTCCGCTCGTCCCGCATGGCCTGCAGTGCGCGTACACGCCCCATGTTTCTGGTACGCCGGGCCTTTATGCCCTGCCGGATCCACACTTCTTCCTGCGCCAGCTTTTTATCAAAGTTGGCCCATTCCTTTTCCTCTATTTCCAGCTGGGCCTGTTTGCGCTCCAGAAAGGTGTCATAATCACAGCTCCAGTCGGCCATGCGGCCCCTGTCCAGCTCGATGATGCGTTTTGCCACCCTGCGCAGAAAGGCCCTGTCGTGTGTCACAAACACAAGCGCTCTGGCCCTGCGCAGCAGAAAATCTTCAAGCCATGCTATGGAACTGATGTCCAGATGGTTTGTGGGTTCGTCCAGCAGCAGCAGGTCCGGATCGCTGACCAGTGCGCGTGCCAGCATGGCACGGCGTTTCATCCCGCCAGAAAGACACGAAAAATCGGCATACGGATCAAGCTGAAGGTGGTTGAGCGCGCTCATGATGTCGCCATGCCGCTCCCAGCCGGAGGCAGCATCCACCGCGGCCTGAGCGGCAGAAACCATGCCGTCGTCGTCCGCGGTTCCGGTCTGGCGCATGGCCCCGTGAAATGCGGCCAGCGCCCTGCCTTCTTCGCCCAGCCCCCCGCATACCACGGAATAGACATCGCCCGTGATATCCTGCGGCACGTCCTGTGCCAGAAAGGCCGTACGCACCCCCTGTCCGCGCACGATCTGCCCCGAGTCAGGCTGCATCACACCGGCAAGCAGCTTGAGAAAGGTGGACTTGCCCTGTCCGTTGCGCCCCATAAGGCAAACCCGTTCGCCCTGCTCTATCTGCACAGTCACCTGTTCGAGCAGTTGCGGGCCGTAAAGATTCAATGAAACATCGCGTACGCTGATAAGCGCCATACTATCTCCTTGCGCGGCATGCGCGGGCAGGTTGTAGCGCGTGCGGCCCTCCGGGGCAAGCGCACCTGCCTGTGCAGCGTTGCTAACGCTTGCCGCACATGCGGCGAACGATTACGATTACTCCGTGAACCCATCAACCAGAGGAAGGACGCCATGAACACCAGCGATAACGGATCAACGCGCCCGCGGCATCCCGTAGACGCCCTGTCGACTTTTCTTGAAGATACGGCTCGGCAGATACGCCGGCTGGAGCAACAAGCGGAACACGCGCTGCACGAAAAAAACGATCAGCAGGAGTATCGCAGGCTGCTGGCCGAAAAAACCACAGTGCTCAGCGAACTGCCCGCTCTGGCGGAAGCCCGCGTGGCGGCCCTGCCCGACTCCGTCGCCGGAGCCGTACGGGAACGGCTGGAACGTTTTGCCCAGAGTGCTTCCAACGCGCTGCGCATCGGCTCCATTTTTTACATGTCTGCACTGCTGTATCCGGAACACCACAAGGAAGGCGACAAAAACGATCTTGAACGCTACGCCGACGAAGTACGTGATATCCGCTACTGAGACGGCAGCAGCCAAAAACGGCGCGGCCCCTGCATACACAGCCGGCCGCGCCGTTTATCGCCTTACCTTGCCTCCGCACCGGCGCGGATGCAGCATGTGCAGTGCTATGAACGCATGTTGATAAACTGGAGAGGCACTCCGAAATCGTCATCGCGCAGCAGCTGTATCACATCCTGCAGATCGTCTATTTTTTTACCGGTCACACGCACCTGATCATCCTGAATGGCGGCCTGCACCTTCAGTTTGCTTGCCTTGATTTTCTTTACTATCTTCTGGGCGGTTTCTTTGGAAATACCGTCCTTTACAGCAACACTGCGTTTGACCATGCCCTTTGAGGCTGCCTCAACCTTGCCGAAATCCAGAAACTTGGGATCGACTTTGCGGCGCACACAGTTTGCCAGCAGCATTTCCTGCACGGCACGCATCTTCATGTCATCCGAAGCAAGAATGCTGATGGACGCCCCGCCCTTGTCAAAGCTCAGTTCCGTATTGGACCCGCGGAAATCGTAGCGCGTGTCCACTTCCTTCTTCACGTTGTTGACCACGTTGTCCACTTCCTGCAGGTCAACCTTGCTTACCACGTCAAAAGACGGCATGGCGTTCCTCCCTTATGCTGATGCGCCGCGTTCCTGTCAGGCCGCGGCGTTGTTCTTTTTTTACTGTTGATTGTGCTTCCGGCGCCGGTTCAGGCACCACCGCGTCTTTTGCGGATAATCACCGGCGGCTGGGGTTTCATCACATACTGCCCCGGTTTAGGCTTAAGCGGCGCGGGAGCTTCTCTGGGGACAATACGGAACGCAGGCTTCACCGGCTGCCCGTCCTGATGCATGTCACCCCCGTGCCCCGCATGCGAAGCGACCTTTCTGGCGGCCGCCATCTGTTCGCGCGCTGCATCTTCAAGCAGGCGGCGCACGCGCTGCACACGCTGCGGGCGGGGTTCGCGGCGCAGGCGGGCCGGACGTGCGGCCTCCGTGCGCTGCAACGCGCTGTAGTCAAAGCCTTCCGCGTGCCAACGCGACAACGCACCGCCAAGCACCCGTTCCAGCGTGCGCACCTGCGGTTCATCTTCCTGCGTCACAAAGGTCAGCGCCACTCCGGAATTACTGGCTCTGCCGGTGCGCCCTGCCCTGTGCACGCAGGCTTCTACCGAAGGCGGAAAATCGTAATTGATCACGTACCCCACCTGCGAGACATCTATACCCCGCGCGGCGATATCCGTGGCCACCATAACGCGGAAAGTCCCCCTGCGAAAACCTTCCAGCGCGGCTCTGCGACGCCCCTGCGAAAGGTTGCCCTGCAGGCAGGTCGCCTCTATGCCCGATTTGACCAGCTGCTGCCACAGGCGGCGTGCACCGTGTCTTGTGCGCACAAAAACCAGCACGGAATCGCGGGCAAAAGCACGCAGAACATATTTGAGCAGCGGAGTTTTAAGATGTTTGGGCACCGGACACAGGCTGTGCCGCACCGTGGGGGCTATGGCGCAGGTGTCAAGCTCTATGCGCACAGGCTGCCGCAGACATTCCTCCGCCAGCTCGCGCAGCGGCGCCGGCATGGTTGCAGAAAACAGCATGGTCTGTTTCCGGACGCGGGTGCAATGCAGAATTTCGCGCACATCGGACAGAAAGCCCATGTCAAACATCATATCGGCTTCATCCAGCACAAGCATGTCCACATGAGACAGATCGGCATGACCTCTGCGTACGTGGTCCAGAAGTCTGCCGGGACAGGCCAGCACAATGTCCACTCCGGTACGCAGCTGCACGGTCTGAGCGTGCATGCCCACACCGCCGTACACAGTGGCAGAACGCAACCGGCAGAAACGGGCCAGAGTTTTCACTTCTTCATGAATCTGCGCCACCAGCTCGCGCGTAGGGGCCACAACCAGCGCACGCAAGGTGCCGCGGGCACTTTCGCCCTGCAAAAGAAGACGGTGCAGCAGCGGCAGCACAAAGGCCGCGGTCTTCCCTGTTCCCGTTGCCGCCAGTCCCAGTATGTCCTGACCTGCCAGCGCGGGCGGCAAGGCTTTTTCCTGTATCGGCGTAGGGTTGACAAAACCTCTGGCCGACACCGCTTCAATCAGCGCAGGATGCAGGGAAAAACGGGCAAAGCTCACAGCAGCTCCTGTTTTGACATGATCAAGTTCATGAGCGGAAGACCGGCAGCATACCCCGTCGGGCCTCCGGACGCAACGCACCACGTCTGCGGTTCTTTTTTCTGGACACCCGCCGCAACGCAGGGCACTGTGGGCACGCTGGAACCTCCGGCAGGAAAATATCATGAACGACATCCTGAACCAGTGGAATATCACTGCCGCACGCATAGCGGACGAACATGCCATACCGGGCAGTCCGGAACGCTGCATAGAACGCACCGTCATAGAAGACACCCTCGGCAGACTGTGGCTGCTTGAACGTCTGGCAGCCGCGCAGGCACCGCACAGAGAATCCGTGGCCGCACTGCTGCATTCTCTGCATGCGGCTGGAACATGTGCCGTGCACAGTCCGGCTGCGCTGGCGGCAGGCAGAAAAAACGCTCCGTCATTCATAGCCCGCGTCCGCGGTGCCGCATGGCAGCTCAGTCCGTTCATCACCGGCAGTCCTCTGCCCAGACCTGAATACATTGACCACGCATGGCGCGGAGAGGCAGCCGCGGCCTTCATACATGGTCTGCAGACTGCAGGTAAGCAGTCAGAATCCGTCATGGCGGCGCCCACTCCTCCGTTATCCGCCTACATCGATTCGCTGATGCAAACCATGGCCGCCCGCCATCCCCGGTGCCACCGCTCGCTGGCGGAACCTGCCCGGCACGCCGCCGCGGCGGCTGCACGTCCGGTGCGGCCCGCGCTGGCCCACGGCGACCTGCATCCGGTGAACATCATATGGAATACGCGGCCACAGGCAGATGCCCCCTGTGTGCAGGCCATCGCCGGTGTTATAGACTGGGAATTCTGCGGTCTCAAGGACGTGCTGTACGATGTGTCAAACTGTGCCGGCTGCGCTGGTTTCGAGCACCCGAGCGCTCTGGAAAAAGATTTTGTGCTGGCGCTGATGGCCGGTCTGCTGCGCAACAATGTGCTTTCCGCCGAAGAAATAAAAAGCCTGCCTGCCCATATGGTAGCCCTGCGCTTTGCATGGGTAAGCGAATGGCTGCGCCGTAACGACATGGAAATGCTGCACATGGAAACAGAATACCTGAACATTCTGCTGGATAACGGAGCAAGGCTGGGCAGGCTGTGGGCAGGCTAGCATCTGCCTGTGCAGGCGTGCAAAAAACAACCTCGTGTGGTACATACGGGTACCCTCTGACCACACAAGGCAGAATTTTGCCGCCGCAACCGCAGGAGGACTCATGCTCCGTCATTTCCCGGGAATAATACTGGCTGCCGCACTCATCATCATACCGCTCACGACGCTGTACGCCACAGCAAAACTGCCGCCCGGCAAGCTGCCGGACTCTCCGCCGGAGGGGCTGGCGTATGCCACATTTGCCGGCGGATGCTTCTGGTGCATGGAACCGCCCTTTGACCGGACTCCCGGAGTGCTTGAAACAATTTCAGGCTATACCGGCGGCCACACGGAACATCCGAGCTATGAACAGGTTTCCGCAGGCGGCACAGGACACTACGAAGCGCTGCGTGTGGTCTTTGATCCGCGTCAGGTCAGCTATGACACACTGCTGACCATTTTCTGGCGTAACATAGACCCTTATGATGCATCGGGCCAGTTCTGCGACAGAGGCGATCAATACCGGTCCGCCGTTTTCTGGCACGACGACGGGCAGAAAGAAGCAGCCCTGCGTTCCGTGGCGCACGGTCTGCAGGACGGC encodes:
- the groL gene encoding chaperonin GroEL (60 kDa chaperone family; promotes refolding of misfolded polypeptides especially under stressful conditions; forms two stacked rings of heptamers to form a barrel-shaped 14mer; ends can be capped by GroES; misfolded proteins enter the barrel where they are refolded when GroES binds), which codes for MASKEIVFDTKARERLARGVDKLANAVKVTLGPKGRNVVIEKSFGAPVITKDGVSVAKEIELEDKFENMGAQMVKEVASKTSDIAGDGTTTATILAQAIYKEGVKLVAAGRNPMAIKRGVDKAVEALVKELGNLAKPTRDQKEIAQVGTISANSDTTIGNIIAEAMSKVGKEGVITVEEAKGLETTLEVVEGMQFDRGYLSPYFVTDPEKMVCEMDEPLILINEKKISSMKDMLPVLEQVAKMNRPLVIIAEDVDGEALATLVVNKLRGTLQVVAVKAPGFGERRKAMLEDIATLTGGRVISEEMGIKLENATVADLGNAKRIVVDKENTTIVDGAGESEAIKARVKMIRAQIEETSSDYDREKLQERLAKIVGGVAVINVGAATETEMKEKKDRVEDALNATRAAVEEGIVPGGGTALVRCCKVLDDVKPADDDEAAGVTIIRRAIEEPLRQIAANAGFEGSIICEKVKEGKDAFGFNAATGEFEDLIAAGVIDPKKVSRIALQNAASVASLLLTTECAIAEKPKEDAPAAPAMGGMGGMGGMGGMY
- the groES gene encoding co-chaperone GroES, which produces MNLKPLNDRVLVKRLESEEKTAGGLYIPDTAKEKPSRGEVIAVGPGKTADDGKVIAMTVKTGDVVLFNKYAGTEVKLDGVDHLVMREDDILAIIQ
- a CDS encoding Na+/H+ antiporter NhaC family protein, which produces MNSKPSFSALLPLVFFLALFIGTGAVLTANGTKMAFYQLSAAVAILPAIAFSLLLGKLRGGQRLDKQLGVFISGVGDGNIITMCLIYLLAGAFASVATAIGGVSSTVNLGLDLVPPAFVLPGLFLIGAFVSTAMGTSMGTIAAIAPIAVGVGEQTTIGLPLLMGAVLGGAMFGDNLSMISDTTIAATRTQGCEMKDKFRVNLYIALPAAVLAVAGFALLGADGAVTVSGDYSVIKALPYMVILGMAVAGVNVFVVLACGIVFTGAVGLLTMPEYSLIGFSQDIFNGFKGMQEIMVLSMLIGGLGELIRVQGGIKWLLGRIDALTARSRSDNQARTGELSIAGLVSVADACTANNTVAIILSGGLAKEIADKNGIDPRRSASILDIFSCVFQGIMPYAAQVLLAGSIAGISPLEVVGGNYYCFILAVVGLLAIMTGRPRIKS
- a CDS encoding ATP-binding cassette domain-containing protein, with the protein product MALISVRDVSLNLYGPQLLEQVTVQIEQGERVCLMGRNGQGKSTFLKLLAGVMQPDSGQIVRGQGVRTAFLAQDVPQDITGDVYSVVCGGLGEEGRALAAFHGAMRQTGTADDDGMVSAAQAAVDAASGWERHGDIMSALNHLQLDPYADFSCLSGGMKRRAMLARALVSDPDLLLLDEPTNHLDISSIAWLEDFLLRRARALVFVTHDRAFLRRVAKRIIELDRGRMADWSCDYDTFLERKQAQLEIEEKEWANFDKKLAQEEVWIRQGIKARRTRNMGRVRALQAMRDERRKRRERQGTVTMQMQEAERSGKLVIEADGISYTWPDAPAGTAPVIRDASVLVTRGDKVGIIGPNGAGKTTLLRLLLGDLKPDCGSIRHGTRLEIAYFDQLRNVLDDEASVRESVAGGNDTLEINGVRKHVVGYLKEFLFEPERTMLPVKVLSGGERNRLLLARLFARPSNLLVMDEPTNDLDMETLELLEELLGEYSGTVLIVSHDRAFLNNVVTSTLAFEGGGCVNEYVGGYDDWLRQRPQPVQEEKPAASRQSRTERQQEKPRKLTFNEQRELKQLEEELQELPLRMEALEKEQAAAEAELSDPALYTGNPERFAVLSARLPAIEEELMELLTRWEEAEQRAADLRGMPGQ
- a CDS encoding YajQ family cyclic di-GMP-binding protein, whose protein sequence is MPSFDVVSKVDLQEVDNVVNNVKKEVDTRYDFRGSNTELSFDKGGASISILASDDMKMRAVQEMLLANCVRRKVDPKFLDFGKVEAASKGMVKRSVAVKDGISKETAQKIVKKIKASKLKVQAAIQDDQVRVTGKKIDDLQDVIQLLRDDDFGVPLQFINMRS
- a CDS encoding DEAD/DEAH box helicase; amino-acid sequence: MSFARFSLHPALIEAVSARGFVNPTPIQEKALPPALAGQDILGLAATGTGKTAAFVLPLLHRLLLQGESARGTLRALVVAPTRELVAQIHEEVKTLARFCRLRSATVYGGVGMHAQTVQLRTGVDIVLACPGRLLDHVRRGHADLSHVDMLVLDEADMMFDMGFLSDVREILHCTRVRKQTMLFSATMPAPLRELAEECLRQPVRIELDTCAIAPTVRHSLCPVPKHLKTPLLKYVLRAFARDSVLVFVRTRHGARRLWQQLVKSGIEATCLQGNLSQGRRRAALEGFRRGTFRVMVATDIAARGIDVSQVGYVINYDFPPSVEACVHRAGRTGRASNSGVALTFVTQEDEPQVRTLERVLGGALSRWHAEGFDYSALQRTEAARPARLRREPRPQRVQRVRRLLEDAAREQMAAARKVASHAGHGGDMHQDGQPVKPAFRIVPREAPAPLKPKPGQYVMKPQPPVIIRKRRGGA
- a CDS encoding phosphotransferase, producing the protein MNDILNQWNITAARIADEHAIPGSPERCIERTVIEDTLGRLWLLERLAAAQAPHRESVAALLHSLHAAGTCAVHSPAALAAGRKNAPSFIARVRGAAWQLSPFITGSPLPRPEYIDHAWRGEAAAAFIHGLQTAGKQSESVMAAPTPPLSAYIDSLMQTMAARHPRCHRSLAEPARHAAAAAARPVRPALAHGDLHPVNIIWNTRPQADAPCVQAIAGVIDWEFCGLKDVLYDVSNCAGCAGFEHPSALEKDFVLALMAGLLRNNVLSAEEIKSLPAHMVALRFAWVSEWLRRNDMEMLHMETEYLNILLDNGARLGRLWAG
- the msrA gene encoding peptide-methionine (S)-S-oxide reductase MsrA, with the translated sequence MLRHFPGIILAAALIIIPLTTLYATAKLPPGKLPDSPPEGLAYATFAGGCFWCMEPPFDRTPGVLETISGYTGGHTEHPSYEQVSAGGTGHYEALRVVFDPRQVSYDTLLTIFWRNIDPYDASGQFCDRGDQYRSAVFWHDDGQKEAALRSVAHGLQDGSLDKAPATEILPAQDFWQAEDYHQDYYRKNPVRYKFYRFSCGRDQRLEELHDKR